A window of Apium graveolens cultivar Ventura chromosome 8, ASM990537v1, whole genome shotgun sequence contains these coding sequences:
- the LOC141677345 gene encoding LRR receptor-like serine/threonine-protein kinase EFR isoform X1, giving the protein MLSGTERDQQALLAFKENIIHDPQGALSSWNKSLHFCNWEGIICSKRHKRVTTINLSSKGLVGSMSSDIGNMSFLSEIILYNNNLQGMIPQEVHRLSRLKVLNLGRNALEGNIPDTFGRAHRLVILELFSNKLTGMIPASVFNLSLLNVFNLANNQLEGSIPSDIGLTLPNLQKILLSNNKFTGSIPISLSNASRLQSIDFNFNNFSGPIAVDFGRLPYLQKLGLENNNLGLGKQDDLSFFDSMINCSSIKILELGSNNFHGSLPRSVANFSNELTMISLADNQISGSIPTEICEFINLIFLSLEGNKFTGVFPSEITKLGKLQRVLLSNNRLSGNIPASIGNLSMLDELHLENNELNGTIPPSLGLCPMLVLLELSRNNFSGTIPNKLFNISPFSIKLNLSQNHLVGSLPAGIGALKTLAALDISENELSGSIPTQLGECFALDSLYMQGNFIHGNISQSMEMLRGMQNFDISRNEFSGKIPDFFETLSLKYLNVSWNNLQGEVHTKGIFANASAFSVVGNNGLCGGIPELQLPKCSSHGSHKHKMHWVQVLILIGAIQVPLATGCYIWLKRTKGKPLSFLESKINTSPIQLSYELLHQATDGFSRNNLVGEGNSGLVYKGKFCSPPYNGKDLTVRVFKPQASIYFITECEALRNIRHKNIIKIRNTCTSIDENNKKFTATVYDFMEHGSLDRWNHLTSESSHDELSMPQILSLDTRINIAIDVASALDYIHNQADNPLIHCNLKQSNILLDTDMRAHLSNFGLAKFLAKLGSTSHSSFNGFVGTLGYAPPEYYQGCMVSTKGDVYSYGIILLEMFTGKKITDPMFHGSFKLQKFVSNALSDRIDDVIHPFYLHELNRYDAAKAKASLVMLLDIGVKCTQNLPKFRPDIRDILSVLETVKSIFKASKDGIQAFDERSFLDAVLMARRYKKSLLWNRTEVLKVPSGRHEEENFGRANRTIHTARQSINPSPDITQNSVTVSYMDLHKATNGFSSTNLVGAGGFGSVYKGIFHQEKFRLVTHSGIETGTGTAVAIKVFNLQRRGAVRSFNTEYQTLKMIDHKYIVKIITTCTSVDQEGHDFRAIVYELMDHGSLEMWLHPTNKTYHDGPVTPRMLSLLARINIAIDVACALDYLHRQCKHCIIHCDLKPGNILIDKNMFARIADFGLAISLHESPNMNQCSSPTGIRGTTGYIAPEYGLGCKMTTKGDIYSFGILLLEMLTSKKPTNRMFRRGLNLHNFVWMALPDNVIDITDPLMKVMTSGREGKRVEKRLTRMFNIGLACSKPSPKDRPDMHDVLCELESIRNSF; this is encoded by the exons ATGCTAAGTGGAACTGAAAGAGATCAACAAGCATTGTTGGCCTTCAAAGAAAACATTATTCATGATCCACAAGGAGCTCTTAGCTCGTGGAATAAGTCTCTCCATTTCTGCAACTGGGAAGGCATTATATGCAGCAAACGCCACAAAAGAGTCACCACCATAAACCTTTCATCTAAAGGTTTGGTGGGTTCTATGTCTTCTGATATTGGAAACATGAGTTTTTTGAGTGAGATCATTCTCTACAACAACAATCTTCAAGGCATGATTCCTCAAGAAGTACACCGCCTTTCTAGGCTAAAAGTTCTAAACTTAGGACGAAATGCTTTGGAAGGAAACATACCAGATACCTTTGGACGAGCTCATAGGCTAGTCATTCTCGAACTTTTCTCCAATAAACTTACTGGTATGATCCCTGCTTCTGTTTTCAACCTCTCATTACTAAATGTCTTCAATTTGGCCAATAATCAACTTGAAGGAAGTATACCATCAGACATTGGGTTGACTCTTCCCAATCTCCAAAAGATTCTGCTATCAAATAACAAATTCACTGGAAGCATTCCCATATCACTTTCTAATGCTTCCCGGCTTCAATCTATTGATTTTAACTTCAACAATTTTAGCGGCCCCATAGCTGTAGATTTTGGAAGGCTACCGTATCTTCAAAAATTAGGTTTGGAAAATAACAATCTAGGACTTGGGAAACAGGATGACTTGAGTTTTTTTGACTCAATGATCAATTGCAGCAGCATCAAAATTTTGGAACTAGGGAGCAATAATTTTCATGGATCATTGCCCCGTTCTGTTGCAAATTTTTCAAATGAGCTAACAATGATAAGTTTAGCAGATAATCAGATTTCTGGAAGCATCCCTACAGAGATATGTGAATTTATCAACTTGATATTTTTATCATTAGAAGGTAACAAGTTCACAGGCGTTTTTCCCTCCGAGATCACAAAACTGGGGAAGCTGCAACGAGTTCTGCTTTCTAACAACAGACTTTCAGGGAACATTCCTGCTTCCATAGGGAACCTATCTATGCTGGATGAGTTGCATTTAGAAAATAATGAGTTGAACGGGACCATTCCACCTAGTCTTGGACTTTGTCCAATGTTGGTCCTCTTGGAGTTGTCTCGGAATAACTTCAGTGGAACTATACCCAACAAACTCTTTAATATTTCTCCTTTCTCTATTAAGTTAAATCTTTCTCAAAACCATTTGGTTGGATCACTACCAGCAGGTATTGGTGCTTTGAAAACCTTAGCTGCATTGGATATTTCGGAAAATGAGCTTTCTGGTTCCATTCCAACACAGCTTGGTGAATGCTTTGCCCTCGATTCACTTTACATGCAGGGCAACTTCATTCACGGTAACATCTCACAATCAATGGAAATGTTAAGAGGTATGCAAAATTTTGATATTTCTCGTAATGAGTTCTCTGGGAAAATCCCTGATTTCTTTGAAACACTATCCTTGAAATATTTAAATGTAAGCTGGAATAATCTCCAGGGAGAGGTACATACAAAAGGAATATTCGCAAATGCAAGTGCATTTTCAGTAGTAGGTAATAATGGGCTTTGTGGAGGCATACCTGAACTACAGCTACCAAAATGCAGTAGTCATGGATCACATAAACACAAAATGCATTGGGTACAAGTTTTGATCTTGATAGGTGCGATACAAGTTCCTCTAGCCACTGGTTGCTATATATGGCTTAAAAGGACAAAAGGAAAGCCACTGAGCTTTTTAGAATCAAAGATAAACACGTCACCCATCCAATTGTCCTACGAGCTACTCCATCAAGCAACTGATGGATTCTCACGGAACAACTTAGTCGGCGAGGGTAATTCTGGATTAGTGTATAAAGGGAAATTTTGTAGTCCACCATACAATGGAAAAGATCTTACAGTTAGAGTATTCAAGCCTCAAGCATCCATCTATTTCATCACTGAGTGTGAAGCCCTGAGAAACATTCGCCACAAAAACATTATTAAGATCAGAAATACATGTACAAGCATCGATGAGAACAACAAAAAATTTACAGCTACTGTTTACGACTTCATGGAGCATGGGAGCTTAGATAGGTGGAACCATTTAACAAGTGAGTCATCTCATGATGAGCTCAGCATGCCTCAGATTCTGAGCCTTGATACCAGAATAAACATAGCGATCGATGTGGCTAGTGCACTTGATTATATTCATAATCAAGCGGACAACCCCTTGATACATTGTAATTTGAAACAAAGCAATATTTTGCTAGATACAGACATGAGGGCACATCTATCAAATTTTGGACTGGCCAAATTTCTTGCAAAATTAGGCAGCACAAGTCATAGCAGTTTTAATGGATTTGTAGGAACCCTTGGATATGCACCTCCAG AGTACTATCAGGGATGCATGGTTTCAACTAAGGGAGATGTCTACAGCTACGGAATAATACTACTGGAGATGTTTACGGGGAAGAAGATTACTGACCCTATGTTTCATGGATCATTTAAGCTTCAGAAATTTGTTTCTAATGCCTTGTCTGACAGGATAGATGATGTTATCCACCCATTCTATCTACATGAACTCAATAGATATGATGCAGCAAAGGCGAAGGCTAGTCTGGTTATGCTTTTAGACATTGGTGTGAAATGTACCCAGAACTTGCCAAAGTTCCGACCAGACATTAGAGATATCTTAAGTGTGCTGGAAACAGTTAAAAGCATCTTTAAG GCCAGTAAAGATGGTATCCAGGCGTTTGATGAAAGAAGTTTTCTAGATGCAGTTTTGATGGCTCGGAGGTACAAGAAATCTCTACTATGGAACAG GACAGAAGTTCTAAAAGTGCCCTCTGGAAGGCATGAAGAAGAAAATTTTGGTAGAGCCAACCGGACTATACACACAGCAAGACAGTCTATCAATCCTTCCCCCGATATAACTCAAAATTCAGTCACAGTGTCATATATGGATCTCCATAAAGCTACTAACGGATTCTCCTCAACCAACTTAGTCGGTGCAGGTGGTTTTGGCTCAGTTTATAAGGGAATTTTTCATCAAGAAAAATTTCGTCTCGTAACGCATAGTGGGATAGAAACTGGgactggaacggctgttgcaaTCAAAGTATTCAACCTACAACGAAGAGGAGCAGTGAGAAGTTTCAACACAGAGTATCAAACATTAAAAATGATTGACCACAAATATATTGTAAAGATCATAACTACATGCACAAGTGTAGATCAGGAAGGTCATGATTTTCGAGCTATTGTTTATGAGCTCATGGATCATGGGAGTTTAGAGATGTGGCTTCATCCAACAAATAAAACGTACCATGATGGCCCTGTGACACCTCGAATGTTGAGCCTTCTTGCAAGAATAAATATAGCAATTGATGTAGCCTGTGCACTCGATTATCTTCATCGTCAATGCAAGCATTGCATTATTCACTGTGATCTAAAACCAGGCAACATTTTGATAGACAAAAATATGTTCGCACGAATTGCAGATTTCGGATTGGCAATTTCTCTTCATGAATCCCCAAATATGAACCAATGTAGCAGCCCAACTGGTATACGAGGAACCACCGGATATATAGCTCCAG AGTATGGTCTAGGATGCAAGATGACAACCAAGGGAGACATATACAGCTTTGGGATTTTATTACTGGAAATGCTGACAAGTAAAAAGCCCACCAATCGTATGTTCCGGAGAGGTCTTAACCTTCATAACTTTGTTTGGATGGCCTTGCCTGACAACGTAATTGACATTACTGACCCACTCATGAAGGTAATGACATCTGGAAGGGAGGGCAAAAGAGTAGAAAAACGCCTAACTAGAATGTTCAATATTGGTCTTGCATGCTCCAAGCCATCGCCAAAGGATCGACCAGACATGCATGACGTATTATGTGAGCTGGAATCCATTAGAAACAGCTTCTAA
- the LOC141677345 gene encoding LRR receptor-like serine/threonine-protein kinase EFR isoform X4: MLSGTERDQQALLAFKENIIHDPQGALSSWNKSLHFCNWEGIICSKRHKRVTTINLSSKGLVGSMSSDIGNMSFLSEIILYNNNLQGMIPQEVHRLSRLKVLNLGRNALEGNIPDTFGRAHRLVILELFSNKLTGMIPASVFNLSLLNVFNLANNQLEGSIPSDIGLTLPNLQKILLSNNKFTGSIPISLSNASRLQSIDFNFNNFSGPIAVDFGRLPYLQKLGLENNNLGLGKQDDLSFFDSMINCSSIKILELGSNNFHGSLPRSVANFSNELTMISLADNQISGSIPTEICEFINLIFLSLEGNKFTGVFPSEITKLGKLQRVLLSNNRLSGNIPASIGNLSMLDELHLENNELNGTIPPSLGLCPMLVLLELSRNNFSGTIPNKLFNISPFSIKLNLSQNHLVGSLPAGIGALKTLAALDISENELSGSIPTQLGECFALDSLYMQGNFIHGNISQSMEMLRGMQNFDISRNEFSGKIPDFFETLSLKYLNVSWNNLQGEVHTKGIFANASAFSVVGNNGLCGGIPELQLPKCSSHGSHKHKMHWVQVLILIGAIQVPLATGCYIWLKRTKGKPLSFLESKINTSPIQLSYELLHQATDGFSRNNLVGEGNSGLVYKGKFCSPPYNGKDLTVRVFKPQASIYFITECEALRNIRHKNIIKIRNTCTSIDENNKKFTATVYDFMEHGSLDRWNHLTSESSHDELSMPQILSLDTRINIAIDVASALDYIHNQADNPLIHCNLKQSNILLDTDMRAHLSNFGLAKFLAKLGSTSHSSFNGFVGTLGYAPPEYYQGCMVSTKGDVYSYGIILLEMFTGKKITDPMFHGSFKLQKFVSNALSDRIDDVIHPFYLHELNRYDAAKAKASLVMLLDIGVKCTQNLPKFRPDIRDILSVLETVKSIFKASKDGIQAFDERSFLDAVLMARRYKKSLLWNRTEVLKVPSGRHEEENFGRANRTIHTARQSINPSPDITQNSVTVSYMDLHKATNGFSSTNLVGAGGFGSVYKGIFHQEKFRLVTHSGIETGTGTAVAIKVFNLQRRGAVRSFNTEYQTLKMIDHKYIVKIITTCTSVDQEGHDFRAIVYELMDHGSLEMWLHPTNKTYHDGPVTPRMLSLLARINIAIDVACALDYLHRQCKHCIIHCDLKPGNILIDKNMFARIADFGLAISLHESPNMNQCSSPTGIRGTTGYIAPG, encoded by the exons ATGCTAAGTGGAACTGAAAGAGATCAACAAGCATTGTTGGCCTTCAAAGAAAACATTATTCATGATCCACAAGGAGCTCTTAGCTCGTGGAATAAGTCTCTCCATTTCTGCAACTGGGAAGGCATTATATGCAGCAAACGCCACAAAAGAGTCACCACCATAAACCTTTCATCTAAAGGTTTGGTGGGTTCTATGTCTTCTGATATTGGAAACATGAGTTTTTTGAGTGAGATCATTCTCTACAACAACAATCTTCAAGGCATGATTCCTCAAGAAGTACACCGCCTTTCTAGGCTAAAAGTTCTAAACTTAGGACGAAATGCTTTGGAAGGAAACATACCAGATACCTTTGGACGAGCTCATAGGCTAGTCATTCTCGAACTTTTCTCCAATAAACTTACTGGTATGATCCCTGCTTCTGTTTTCAACCTCTCATTACTAAATGTCTTCAATTTGGCCAATAATCAACTTGAAGGAAGTATACCATCAGACATTGGGTTGACTCTTCCCAATCTCCAAAAGATTCTGCTATCAAATAACAAATTCACTGGAAGCATTCCCATATCACTTTCTAATGCTTCCCGGCTTCAATCTATTGATTTTAACTTCAACAATTTTAGCGGCCCCATAGCTGTAGATTTTGGAAGGCTACCGTATCTTCAAAAATTAGGTTTGGAAAATAACAATCTAGGACTTGGGAAACAGGATGACTTGAGTTTTTTTGACTCAATGATCAATTGCAGCAGCATCAAAATTTTGGAACTAGGGAGCAATAATTTTCATGGATCATTGCCCCGTTCTGTTGCAAATTTTTCAAATGAGCTAACAATGATAAGTTTAGCAGATAATCAGATTTCTGGAAGCATCCCTACAGAGATATGTGAATTTATCAACTTGATATTTTTATCATTAGAAGGTAACAAGTTCACAGGCGTTTTTCCCTCCGAGATCACAAAACTGGGGAAGCTGCAACGAGTTCTGCTTTCTAACAACAGACTTTCAGGGAACATTCCTGCTTCCATAGGGAACCTATCTATGCTGGATGAGTTGCATTTAGAAAATAATGAGTTGAACGGGACCATTCCACCTAGTCTTGGACTTTGTCCAATGTTGGTCCTCTTGGAGTTGTCTCGGAATAACTTCAGTGGAACTATACCCAACAAACTCTTTAATATTTCTCCTTTCTCTATTAAGTTAAATCTTTCTCAAAACCATTTGGTTGGATCACTACCAGCAGGTATTGGTGCTTTGAAAACCTTAGCTGCATTGGATATTTCGGAAAATGAGCTTTCTGGTTCCATTCCAACACAGCTTGGTGAATGCTTTGCCCTCGATTCACTTTACATGCAGGGCAACTTCATTCACGGTAACATCTCACAATCAATGGAAATGTTAAGAGGTATGCAAAATTTTGATATTTCTCGTAATGAGTTCTCTGGGAAAATCCCTGATTTCTTTGAAACACTATCCTTGAAATATTTAAATGTAAGCTGGAATAATCTCCAGGGAGAGGTACATACAAAAGGAATATTCGCAAATGCAAGTGCATTTTCAGTAGTAGGTAATAATGGGCTTTGTGGAGGCATACCTGAACTACAGCTACCAAAATGCAGTAGTCATGGATCACATAAACACAAAATGCATTGGGTACAAGTTTTGATCTTGATAGGTGCGATACAAGTTCCTCTAGCCACTGGTTGCTATATATGGCTTAAAAGGACAAAAGGAAAGCCACTGAGCTTTTTAGAATCAAAGATAAACACGTCACCCATCCAATTGTCCTACGAGCTACTCCATCAAGCAACTGATGGATTCTCACGGAACAACTTAGTCGGCGAGGGTAATTCTGGATTAGTGTATAAAGGGAAATTTTGTAGTCCACCATACAATGGAAAAGATCTTACAGTTAGAGTATTCAAGCCTCAAGCATCCATCTATTTCATCACTGAGTGTGAAGCCCTGAGAAACATTCGCCACAAAAACATTATTAAGATCAGAAATACATGTACAAGCATCGATGAGAACAACAAAAAATTTACAGCTACTGTTTACGACTTCATGGAGCATGGGAGCTTAGATAGGTGGAACCATTTAACAAGTGAGTCATCTCATGATGAGCTCAGCATGCCTCAGATTCTGAGCCTTGATACCAGAATAAACATAGCGATCGATGTGGCTAGTGCACTTGATTATATTCATAATCAAGCGGACAACCCCTTGATACATTGTAATTTGAAACAAAGCAATATTTTGCTAGATACAGACATGAGGGCACATCTATCAAATTTTGGACTGGCCAAATTTCTTGCAAAATTAGGCAGCACAAGTCATAGCAGTTTTAATGGATTTGTAGGAACCCTTGGATATGCACCTCCAG AGTACTATCAGGGATGCATGGTTTCAACTAAGGGAGATGTCTACAGCTACGGAATAATACTACTGGAGATGTTTACGGGGAAGAAGATTACTGACCCTATGTTTCATGGATCATTTAAGCTTCAGAAATTTGTTTCTAATGCCTTGTCTGACAGGATAGATGATGTTATCCACCCATTCTATCTACATGAACTCAATAGATATGATGCAGCAAAGGCGAAGGCTAGTCTGGTTATGCTTTTAGACATTGGTGTGAAATGTACCCAGAACTTGCCAAAGTTCCGACCAGACATTAGAGATATCTTAAGTGTGCTGGAAACAGTTAAAAGCATCTTTAAG GCCAGTAAAGATGGTATCCAGGCGTTTGATGAAAGAAGTTTTCTAGATGCAGTTTTGATGGCTCGGAGGTACAAGAAATCTCTACTATGGAACAG GACAGAAGTTCTAAAAGTGCCCTCTGGAAGGCATGAAGAAGAAAATTTTGGTAGAGCCAACCGGACTATACACACAGCAAGACAGTCTATCAATCCTTCCCCCGATATAACTCAAAATTCAGTCACAGTGTCATATATGGATCTCCATAAAGCTACTAACGGATTCTCCTCAACCAACTTAGTCGGTGCAGGTGGTTTTGGCTCAGTTTATAAGGGAATTTTTCATCAAGAAAAATTTCGTCTCGTAACGCATAGTGGGATAGAAACTGGgactggaacggctgttgcaaTCAAAGTATTCAACCTACAACGAAGAGGAGCAGTGAGAAGTTTCAACACAGAGTATCAAACATTAAAAATGATTGACCACAAATATATTGTAAAGATCATAACTACATGCACAAGTGTAGATCAGGAAGGTCATGATTTTCGAGCTATTGTTTATGAGCTCATGGATCATGGGAGTTTAGAGATGTGGCTTCATCCAACAAATAAAACGTACCATGATGGCCCTGTGACACCTCGAATGTTGAGCCTTCTTGCAAGAATAAATATAGCAATTGATGTAGCCTGTGCACTCGATTATCTTCATCGTCAATGCAAGCATTGCATTATTCACTGTGATCTAAAACCAGGCAACATTTTGATAGACAAAAATATGTTCGCACGAATTGCAGATTTCGGATTGGCAATTTCTCTTCATGAATCCCCAAATATGAACCAATGTAGCAGCCCAACTGGTATACGAGGAACCACCGGATATATAGCTCCAG GTTGA